ccaaataaaagGCTGAATCTTATATATAGACTCTAAGTAAGTAAAGATAAAATGATAATCAGTCCTTGTCCTGGGAACCATTATACACAATAGTAATGCCAGTTTTTTTGAGTAGGAAATAGCATAGTTTGTATCTTAGTCAGTTAACCACTTCATATTCATTGGTTTAGCATCAAAGGAGAAAGCAAACTTTCAACTGACACCATGGTTCCCAAATTAAATTTATCCACCATCTTAACTGTGAACTGTTCAAAAGCAATTTTTGAGATCACGATGATAAGCAGCAAGACGCTtgtgaaaagaatatggaagtcCTGGCATcaaatatcatacaatataaatctattttttgttaatttgctGGACCATAAGGAAAGAATTTCACCATTTTGTGTTGTTCCAATGTTATGATCTCAAAGATCATTGAGTTTTAGGCATTTGAATGTAAATAATTATAGTTTACATGGCTTATGAAATAAGTTATAAGTCATGGAGCAAGGACAATTAAGGTGACCTTGAAAAAGAGTACggaatcttctctttctctttgctaaaCTAGAAGAATCCACCTCTTAACGTTCAAGATTTTGTTATGAAGCCACCAATGAATAATAATTTGCTTCAGGGAATGTGCCCAAAAGAATTGATAAATCAAATTCACCTTTGATTTAAAAGAGGCAATTATGATGACGTTATTTCCTGAATCACCTTAAATTAATGTAGAATTTGAAGGAACCTTAATGATTAGTGAGCTCAAAGAGATTAATGACAGCTGCAGTTGCTGGCAGGGACATCCACTCCCATTCTTCACTGTCCAGGCAATGCTCGTTGTCCAGAGAGCAATTCAACAGGTAGTTTTATTGCTTTGCTCTTCACCTTGTCCCCACAGgtatatgttttataatataatgGTAGATGACTTCTGCGATAGATGAACAAAGGCCttggtagacagacagacagacagatagataaagtttgtgtagaatagataaacaagattatactgtatagcacagggaaatatatacaagatctcatggtagctcacagagaaaaaaatgtgacaatgaatatatatatatgttcatgtataattgaaaaattgggctctacactggaatttgacacaacattgtaaaattattacaaatcaataaaaaatgttaaaaaaaaagataggtaaAGTTTGATACATGTAGTCCATAAATAAGTCTCTAAAAATTATGAGGTCCCTATAAAGACACAAGCATTTTGAATTATGTATTTCCAACTCTGAAACAACTGAAGTTGTTactattttattgataaaaatttAGAACTGCTTTCCTTAAAATGTAGTGCTATATATAATCTgggactttatattttaaatctagaGTTATTTTAATGTAGAAAGTTTAATGAATATTACAATGATACctcatgttttattttggtttttccttttttgatttgcaaccacttaaaaatacacacacacacactcacacacacacacactctcacacacacactcacacacactctcacacacacacacacactcacacacacactcacacacactcacattggTCTTTTGCCCTATTGCTTCACGTGTATTCACCCTTAcgatttttggtttttatttttctttataattactcaggttttgacaaatatttcaaagatttaatatttaaacattgatttataataattataatccCTAAagtttttttattaatatatgaaattggattatttttgaattttttttgcaTGAGTGTAATTCATTGCTACAAATagtgtttttctcttattttcaagaGTATAGAGGCTGaaatactgagaatttttaaatcttttatctctATTTAGTCTGTCTTTTTGTTACACCTACTGAGGAAAGGGATTCAGTTGCAGCGACGTCTCGTTCCAAGTTGATGCGCAATTATTGCTGCTGCTACCCTGTCATTATACAAATAATTGTTTATAACTCACAACTCATTCAGTTTAAccaaaatgctttaaaagttGTGTTTGACTCAAATGAACCATTTTTACATCTGAAGGTTTTCCTATATattaagtcattttctttttttgagtcttttttaTTTGGAATATCTAAGAAATGGCAGTTTTAGTATTGTCTTAAGTAGATTCCCCTCAAAACCTTTATTAGCTTAATAGATTTCAATTTCATGAAGCTTAACAGAGATCCTATTTCCTCTTTAGAATACTGTTGCTGATTTCTGATAATAGTCAGAGTATTGTTTGTTATTGTTCCATATTTTTTCCGATGTatgtattttcttcaaatataggaagatttttttcttgtaatcaGTAAAGTAAAATATGAACCTTTGAACCTGGTTTCAGACTACTAGAAATTTATTTAAGGAGGCAAGTATAAAAAGATCTgtccatatatatacacatgtatgtactTCACAATAATATTTATAACAATCAGTAAACCAACTTGGTAAAAacttaaacaaaacagaatgatttAAACAAAACGGAATATTAAGCCATATTAAACATGATGGTATGTTCTAAAATGAGACTCCCCAGTGgaagaaactaaataaaagtatatacaaacatatattttacttatttaaagagCATTAAAAAAGGTAAATTACAAAAAATACATCACATAAACATGTCCATAAGCAGAAAAGAATTCCAGAATTGTGTTTATATTCCTGTTTATTTCAATTCTCAGTAATGTATTTTTTACCTTTACTATTTATATTAtgcagaaatacaaatttaaagtgattttctttcattctagaAAGTTTGaattatacagaaaaatttaaacaataaaattaaaattaaccatAATATCTAATGGTATAAGATCTTTTGACTTTCATCCAAAATTGCGTTCTggtttttcagttctttttcagaatttgaaaatagaaaaatagggcACACCTAATCAAGACAGGTATCTCTGGGAAAATCTTAGGCAATGTAATAATTTCACTTTAATTGTCAGACAGATATGccagtatgatttttttttaatcttcccccCATATCTTCCTTTATGAGAGTTGACATACTACATGGATATAAAATAGTTGTCAAATGAAATTgattaagaagaacaaaaaaccacatttggctagttttatttttaaaagccacagtTCTTAAAAGGTGGTTTTGGGTTACTGTGCTTTAAAAACCTGCTAGAAGCCACTCCAGGCTATAAAAATACTTGCTAAAGACTAAACATATATTTTGTCCTCGAATTGGAATGACTGTGTCTAGTTGATCATGTCTCCGGGTAGCAGATGTCCCAGCCTGTGCGGACCACCCTGAGTCTCCCTGGAGGTGTGCAGAGGTGGCTCACCTTTTCAGCCGTAAACAGACACAGGCGTAGACACAGCAGAAATGGCAGTATTTCTGTGAGCCTCTTCATCTTACATTAAAGTCGATGCCTGTAAATGAGATCAATTATAGGACTTTATCTAAAACGTTTGGCTTGAAGAACTGTTAATGTCGCTGTTAATGACAATTTTATGTGTATCAGttgaaaaattcagaataatgaaaagaaacaaaattgcaGCTGCTCAGAAAAGAGGGGTTATGAGAAGAAATCCAAGCACTGGTTTAGAAAATCCTATGAATGCTATTCTGAATAATTGAACTTCTAAAATTGTGTCTgtgtgattctttaaaaaattcaaaatgttatatgaaatattttcagtgatttaGGGTTTATGGATATCTGTGAatcaattttattgctttgatgTGCACTATATCAATCTCATTACATTGATTCATATGCAGTATATCCACTGTTAATTCCTATAAAAGTCATTCtggaggaaatattttataaagaagctGTAtgcattctgttttaaaaatataaatcaaaaatcATCCTTAGGATGTTTCATTGAAGAATacttttttggtttcattttatgtCAAGTATTTTGacaagtatttaaaacattttaccagTATTGAGGTAAGAAAAAGTCTatgattcatatattttttagaatttttagaattttagaattaggttaaaataattatcagtaattcattttactaaataaacaaaatgaagtaaTGAAAAGCAAAGCATTTGACTCAAAACAGTATTTGAATTCATTTTCCCCCAGCTTTCTACTCATTATGGAGTCCTCTTTATGAAAACCAAGTATCCACCAAACCTCTATCTGAAACTCTTGGAGAGTTTTAAGGTAAGTTGAGTTTTTAATTAGCTactaattttttctaattttgtcatCTGAAGCAGAACAAATACTACTTTATTCCAATGTGACTTTTTCCAGTATACATTCTTAACTggtacattgtttttttctttatagataaACTGCATCTATGTTTACAGTACTGTAAATAGAGTTCTTTTACAGAAGACTGGGGTTCATGCTAAAgctagcttttatatttttaaagctttacaaaggaaaaaatagagctgttgataatgataaaacaaacattttgacATCTCATCTCAATTTGAATGGCAAGTTAATCGCTTTCCCATAATATAAATCATAgggtaaaaatatttattgttggaTTCAACTATGCAGTTGTgcacattttttcatgttttggaTTGAGGAGGGATAATCAAGATtgcaaaatgtttaatttctcataaaaaataaatattatcttgGCAGGGATgagaaaatgtttgtttaaattgGGCAAGTCTTCATAGAAGGAAACTGTGGTCTATTCTTTAGGGGATAGACATTACCTCAAACTATaggattttgaattttaattaaattttacctTATGgaaacactaaattaaaaaagatcGGAGTAAAGGTTGACATAAGTGggttaaaaaaattagttgtCCCTACTGCTTTATGTTCAGCCAAATTCTCTTTCATGTGTGAATaacaaaatattgtttatatatataaaatatcttgaaattCCTATTTGTGTGTATAtccttagaaaaaaatcacttggatAGTGAtaaactgaaaatgaataaaagcttttataatgatggaaaatttttaaataatgattttttaaattatttattctgtattttaaagaaagtattcaaaggaaaaattgaaatatatctTGTGCTTAGGATTTACTGAGCTTCACAGATTTGTGGGTTTTAGTTTTTATCAACTTGGAAtgttttttgtattatttcttcaaatatttttcctgatcCCCTTTGCTCAGGAACTCCAAGCACATGTATATGCATTAGGTGTTTGAAATTGTCCCATGACTTACTGATgctctgtttatgttttattttctagttttattttgctCTGTATGTTATTCTAAACAGTTTCTATTGCTATTTACCCAAgttcactaatattttcttccatagTGTCTGATCTGCTTTTAATATCCATTGCATTTGCTAttacagtgtttctttttctacctCTGTAAGTTAGATTTAGatcattttttgtattttttatattctctattcAACATGTTCAATCTTTATTCTAACTTCTTGAACTATGTATAGTTCAAGTTACAGTTATATAGTTATAATAACTGCTTTCATGTTCTTGTTTACTAATTCTAGTGTCTGTGCCATTTCtaggtctgtttctgttgattAAGTTTTCACCTCCTTATAGATTTCCTGCTTCTTTACATACagataattttttattggatgccAGCTACTGTGAATTTTGCTTTCTTGCTGTTGAATATTTTCATAACCCTATAAACATTCTAAATCTTGTTCTGAGGCACAattaaattattctgaaaaagTCTGAGCCTTTggaggattatttttaaaatctgttagaTGAAACTAGAGCAGCCATGAGTTTAAGATGAATTTTGCCCAACTACTGAGTTGAAACCTTTCTGAGTACTCTACTTAATGCCTTGTGAATCATGAGTTTTTTACAGTTTGGCTTGTGCCAAAAGTAAGTACTTTTGACTCTAGTTTTGTTTCAGATTAAATGGCAGTGCAGTTAATCCTTGAACAACGTGGAGGTCAGGAGCGCCAACTTTCTGCAAAGTctaaaatccacatataactttacGGTCAACCCTCCTTATCCATGGTTCCATActtgcagattcaaccaactgcagatcctGTGGTGCTATAGTACggatttattgaaaaaaatccacatataagtggacctatGCGGTTCCAAACTGTGGTGTTCAGAAGTCAATTGTGTAATCCTTACAGGTTGTTCTTTCACTGGCCTTGGGATGGTTTCCTCACAATTACATGCTGATCATCTCTCAGCTAAGGACTCTAAGGACCTTTTTGTGGATCTCTAGAACTCTCTCAATATAGCCCTCTCTTCTACGGTATTGTGCACAGCAGACTCCAGCCACCTTATTTTGTACATGTACATGGTTCTCCTTCCTCAACTAAGCAAGACCACTAGGCTTGTTGTTCCTAGGTTGTTCCTACCTCTGTTGCAGCCTGCAAGTTGCTCCAGGCAATAAACCGGGACAATTGTATGGCCTGTATCATTTGTTTTTGCTCTCTCAGGAATTACTCTCTGCACTACATGATGTTCAATGTCTAAAAAagattgtttcatatttttgtttgttttcagttgcttcAGGTTGGAGTATAAATACAGACCCTTTTACTTCATCTTgatcaggagagaaaaaaaattgatagttAATGACTTGACAGTATCTTCTATGATCCTGCCATGATGTGAACcagtaattttttgaaattacttGATTCTTTAGATTCtagataattatatttttaccACAGGGACTTTTGAGATTTCCTTTATGCATGTTGGTCACATGTCCCTTACCTTTTCTGACTTTAATTCACTATGGATATTGTCCCTGTTGGGTTCCTGTTGCTTTttaattcaatccataacagcaAGTCTCTTGAAACCTGCAAAATCTATAGGTAAAGTATTACAAACAGTTTAGACAGTTTATAATTCTGTTCTTCTAAAccactgtttttctcttgatttttaactTTGAATTCTATCACACAGTTATTTCTTGTTATGTTAtgttaatgttttaattactatttatGACATTTTAAGCCACAGGTAAACAAACTACCACTCAGAGACCAAATCTGGCCTTCAGGCTTTTTGGAAATAAAGTATTATTAGAACATAGCcatattcttttgtttaaataCTGCTCATGGCTGCTTTCACCTTTGCAGTGGCAACACTGAGTAGCTGTGACAAAgaaatgtccattttatagaaaatgtttgccaGCCATGTTTTAAGTTGTAagtagtatgtatgtatgtgtttgcacatttacatttatttttcacatatcaGAGCCAAAATTGTTTTAAGAGTTAGTATCAGTGTACCTAAAATCAAATTTCAGCTGTAAACCTTATCAGCTATTCGACTTTTGCCAAGTTATTTGACCTATTTCAAAACAACCTGAATTCAAAATGggaatatttattcatttaatacttataattaggaataaatgataaaagtatGCAGAAAATGCTTCATTCATAgtacacatttaataaaaactCTTATTACCTCCATTAATAGAATGAAtctcatgaaaaacaaaattttttttttaaagttgcagaGTTTATTAGGGAAATAAGAGAGGCAAAGACACCCCAAATGACAGAATGAAAACTCTGAAAACGTCCCTTTTCAAGACAAGTGGGGGCCTGGACTTGACCTCCCCCAAAGGACAAGAAACTGGTGTGTTAGCAACAACATTCTCTGGCAGCCACCTTGCCGGGGTGTGAGGGTCTCAGCCAGGACAGCTTCCCAGCCCCGGCCAAACGTGGGGAGGAGACAAAGACTGTAGAAACAATGCAGAGGTGACTAGAGCTGCAAGGAAaggctgagagagggagagagagaggtggggaggaccGTGACAGAGTCTCAGGCTTTTGGCTCTTAGCGCCTCAAATACGTTGACAAGTAGTTCTGCAAAATGTTTCCGAAAAGGTAAAAACGCCCAACGTTGTTGCCAAGAGTCCCCCTGGCCCCCTCCCAACGTGCCACCTCACGCTCCTGGGTGTACATGGCAGAGCCCAAAGgccacatttttgaaaaaaagaagaacaagaagaagCCCTGTTGTTCtgtaaggagagaggaaggagctgaaGGCTGCTGGGGCATTTCCCACATTGGCCTGTGTTCTGTAGAAGCAacttcccagcagcagtgtggcACGATTTTAGGTGAGGGTCTCACCTTTTGTCACCTGGCTTCAATGTACTCTATTCTCCGTTCAAGAGCTGTCAATGTCTCGTTTAGTGTTGCGAGTCTTGAACGGCAAGACATATCGAATAAGTTGAGAAAGTCTGTGATTGTCATGATGCTGCTGGTGATGACCTCACTGTACTCCCGGTTCGCCCAGTCCTGGTGGATCTCCCGCTGCACTGGGTCCTCTTGTCCCACCATGGCTGCTGCCTAAAGAATAGCTCAAAACAGAAATTATGTGCATTTCATCATTAtcaaaaaactgaaagtttgtcttctttctcttatgTCTAAATGTTACGATGTTAACCTCTAAATTGTTAAACTCTTGTAAGAAGCAAGTTCTTACACAAAACCTTTAATGAGGACCTCATGTTTAGACTGAGAACTTTGGACAAATTAGATCACTTACAGCTCTGGGATATGATGAACACTCCCTATTGTTGCCGgagattaggttcttgtctcacgCAGGAAAGAACTGAAGAGTGAGACACAGCAAaatgaaagtaagtttattcagggagaggCATACTCCAAGGACTGAGTGCAGGCTGTGTCTGAAGGCAAGAGAGGCCCTAGGAGAGACACATTCCATAGACGGAATTCcatctgtctcactcagaagggagtgAGGCCACGAGTTGTGGGGTGGTTATGTTTTTACAGGCTGcctaatttcatatgctaacaagggGGAGGATTTTTCCAACTACATTGGGGAAGGGGTAGTGATTTCTAGGAATCgggccctgcccactttttggccttttacgGTCaacctgggaactgtcatggcaattgagggtgtgtcatttagcatgctaatgtgttacaatgggtgtataatgaggctcaaggtctactggaagtcgaatctttgCTATCTTGATTCTAACCATTTTGTTGTATTCTctgttgctgtgtcattccttcaatggttgtgccctgtccccttccctcctgtctcactataAGTCCAGATATGTTTTATAGGAgtaatcatttttcaaaaatcctcTGTTTAAAGGTAGggtcatctctctctccttttttttttttattgttaaggtTTATTTACCATTTAGTATACATTGTTTTAGATacccaaagaaagtgaaaatgagtCAGCTGTGAACTGGACTATATTAAATCCACACCATTTTCTGTACAATCCCTCACCTTCACCCTTTAGATGCTAAAAATCCATTTTCAATTTGGGTGATTTAAGCAAGTCCTTTCCCATAATGGCACCTTCTCTCTGAATGAGAAAAGATGGATCAAACTGCCATAGTCACCAGTATCCTCCAGCTCTCTTGGGCTCAAAAGACCTTGAAAGCATTTCTCTCTGCAGTTCTGAAGAAGAAAGGTTTGGGACAGACCACACAGGCAAATGTTTTTCTTCCCGGTACATTTTCTCTGTGGTGCACAGAAGACTGGAAGTTtgatgtttgcttttctttgtaaatgtGATGCTCAAGGCCTGATGCCCGGGCTTTGGCTTCTGTGTCCAGTCTACAGTGCCGACAGGGAGAACGTGAAGAGCTAAGTTCAGAATTGTAACTTCAGAAAACTGAACTCATTTGGGTGAGCCAAGCTTTATTTTCTACTATGCtgctttaaaatgttctaaaactatGTGCATGATATGCTGTCAGACATACCCTACAAAATACAGTCgtagaattaaagaaaatattttaaaatacacatttacattAGACATGTATTTGGATCCAGGctaagagaaaacaagaaaatgaatagtCTGATTATTTTGCTTGTGGAATTacaacatatatttgtttcttattttgaaatgtcttactgtttttcataattaaaaaaagacaccTTGTTTTATAGTGTACATAAGATGAAATAAAGTGTGAAATTGTTTTATGAAGAAATGTTATACTCTATATTGTgcatataactttaaaataccaatttaatttttattcatgggatttatttttaaagttttctttaagggTTGTTCCTCAATTTCATTTCAGCCTATTctgaattctttcaaaataatatttgattCCTATTGTTTtcactaaaagacaaaaaaaaaaaaaaaaaaaaaaacccaaaaacctctTGACTTTGTTCCTTTATCAATTAGCTGAtcatttattattgatttaatgAGTGTCTGGGAGGATATCCGGGGTTGCAGGCCAAAATCCGTAAGCCTCAGCCTTGGCTGTTCGCTGCTTTCAAACAAGGATTACTAGATTCAGACTCTAAAGAGACGTTAATAGACTAGTATTTACCTTGTCTTGCATCTTGTCAGAAAATCAGCAGTGGTAGCAAGGCAGAAGAAGTGGCTTTGCATATACCACATATTGAAAACATCTTAGCCACCTTAACTGTGGATTTAGTTACACTTCATTGTAATTTAGTTGCCAACAGAATTAATATAATCCAATTTGGAATTAATAGGAAAACAATGTCTCAGAAGAGAAACTGGGACTTGGCCAGCCAAAGGTACATCTTTAGTAGCCCATTCAGCTCTGACTGCTGagttttaagaataaaatcaaagcTGGACCCATTCAGGAGAATGAGGGCATTCTGAAAGCATCATTTTGAACAACAGTTCAGGGAACTGGGCATGTCTATCCTGAAAAAGAGTAAATGGCAGGAAGAACATGATGTTGTCTTAgtctcaaatatttgaagaattacATGTAGCAAAGAGTTGAAAACTCTTCTCCCTGGCTTCATGGTTGTGTAATCAATATTAAATGGCAGACGTTTAGGTAGACAAATTTGTGCTCAGTAAGACCTAGAATTTCTGTGCTACCACAGGAGGAAAATTGTGAGCTTTGATAGGTAGTAAGTTCCCCATTTCTATTAGGTCATCTCTTGTCAGTGATAAATGTTCAGGGGAATTGAGAGATTGTCAGATGCGTTAGATTCTTTGAGATCcttccaaacccatagaatatgtGATCTTTAAATTTGttcatccaaaggaaaaaaaaaaaaaaaaaaaagcaaaagcaaaagcttaATTTCTGTCTACACAAAGCCACAGGCCCTGATTCTTCAGGTTTTATACTTAATTCTACTTTCATTAGACACATAGTAGAAGGGCACTAAATAAGACATAATCATAGAGTGAATGTCAGTCTGATTggatcttgatttttaaaaatgtaatttcttgaattaagaaaaaaaaaactctgtttttGTGATACagtaaaaggtgaaaaaaacaaagcaaaacaaaacaaaaacaactgagGAGGACCTGGAGGCTTAGCTAGGGTAGCAATGCTATTCACCATGTGATGTTGTTCAGTCTAAGGTTGAGGCAAATACTGGTAAAGGCCTAGATTCTGAAGTCATACTGACAGGAATTTACATTCTGACTTTGCCTGCttctagctgtgtgtccttgagcaatTTATCTCAGCAGTCTTAGTCTCAGATTTTGttcatttgcaaaactgaaaaagccagagtataagaaaagaaaaaatatgagatAACATATGTAACAGGCTTGGTACTTTTAGTGCTTGGTTATTATTGTGATAGTATCCTTACACGTGATATAATATCCTGAAAAAAACCTTGGGGGAATTTTCAACCTCCCCATCCTGAAAAGGGTTACCAGTTGGCTGAAATAATGTTCTGTTACAATGTGTTaagtcttttaaaacttttttttaaatttaaatttaattttttaaaatctatttttctaaatggaattactagggattgaacccaggacctcatgcatgctaagcacacactctgccagtGAGGTATACTCTCCCCACCGTGACATGCAAGTCTTAATGAAAAACCATACCATCTGTTTTCTTGTAATATTTTCCCTGTGCCTAATTAAGCAGAGttgtttaatttaataaattacagGAGATTCTAGAATGGTTAAgacctgccctcaagaagctagTCTAGTGAGAGGGGAAgataaatgtacaaatatatacAGTTACatcagaggggaaaagaaaaactaagcaaAGTTATATAGattcagagaaaggaggagatGCATTTACTCAGTTAATTCAATGGGAGACTTCATGAGGGAGGAGGCATATGATGGAGGCATAAAAGAGAGTGTGGAATTTAGAGAGATGAAGGAAGACACTCTAGGAAGAGTtaaagagtctgaaaaaggcatGGACAGAGAACTGTGTTTAGTGTTTATAGAAACCATCCTCCGGTGGCTGGAAAGACTTTTGGAAGCCTGGAAAATTAGGGGCCCTCAACCAAACCCCTCTCCTGATTTAAGTCACATTCCTCTCTACCATTTGTCTTACTTACCTGGCCGTCTTGGGCTTTATTTTAActcacttcccagcctcctctcttaGAGCTTCCCTCCTATGCTTATTCCACACAGACATAAGGAatccaattctctctctctctctt
This Camelus ferus isolate YT-003-E chromosome 10, BCGSAC_Cfer_1.0, whole genome shotgun sequence DNA region includes the following protein-coding sequences:
- the LOC102514212 gene encoding probable protein BRICK1, encoding MVGQEDPVQREIHQDWANREYSEVITSSIMTITDFLNLFDMSCRSRLATLNETLTALERRIEYIEAR